In Nostoc sp. ATCC 53789, a single genomic region encodes these proteins:
- a CDS encoding MobC family plasmid mobilization relaxosome protein gives MPSTACCRRYARLGRLAKGGSIPTLETPSKTASTQVLLMPKASSQSLVRTKMLQVRFSPIEYEMIRSKAEDTSMSLAELTRRCILLRPIPPPPPRLGRVTLDTYLELSRIGNNINQLAKATNTAIKMQLPPPASPELLQELLELLRHCQREIANTFIEESDEETDDWQPD, from the coding sequence ATGCCTAGCACTGCGTGCTGCCGTCGCTACGCTCGGCTCGGCAGGCTTGCCAAAGGGGGAAGTATCCCCACTTTGGAAACCCCCTCAAAAACTGCATCAACTCAAGTTTTACTTATGCCTAAAGCTTCTTCTCAATCACTTGTCCGCACCAAAATGTTGCAAGTGCGATTCAGCCCAATTGAATACGAGATGATTCGCTCCAAAGCGGAAGATACAAGCATGAGTTTGGCAGAATTAACAAGACGTTGTATATTACTGCGACCAATCCCACCACCACCGCCACGACTGGGCAGAGTTACACTAGACACATACCTGGAACTGTCGCGTATCGGCAACAACATCAACCAACTGGCTAAAGCTACCAATACCGCCATTAAAATGCAGTTGCCACCGCCAGCATCACCAGAACTTCTACAAGAACTCTTAGAACTGCTACGACACTGCCAACGAGAAATAGCCAATACCTTCATCGAAGAATCGGACGAGGAAACAGATGATTGGCAACCAGACTAA